Proteins from a genomic interval of Candidatus Omnitrophota bacterium:
- a CDS encoding TonB C-terminal domain-containing protein, which yields MAVQNIDLVYLAGDKLPDIVKISKSKPVSPKNTAPMVRESGTEDKKAPLAAKKYENPDISPKNETKKPEEAAFKEEVGKNTAEIKGSDPEAQPKIVDIGNRKGIVYEEYFRSIRNKIKAIIEKNKRGRFGKNEIYVKFIVNKSGALKDISLYKSSGPNSRLLEKVAIRSIREAAPFLPFGEGINENELSLNLKILFQPN from the coding sequence TTGGCCGTACAAAATATCGATCTCGTTTACCTTGCGGGCGATAAGCTTCCTGATATCGTAAAAATAAGTAAATCAAAGCCGGTATCCCCAAAAAATACCGCGCCTATGGTGCGAGAATCCGGCACAGAAGATAAAAAAGCGCCCCTTGCCGCAAAAAAATATGAGAATCCGGATATTTCGCCAAAGAATGAAACAAAGAAACCCGAAGAGGCCGCTTTTAAAGAGGAGGTCGGAAAAAATACGGCTGAAATAAAAGGCAGCGACCCCGAAGCACAGCCCAAGATAGTAGATATCGGAAACCGGAAGGGTATCGTTTACGAGGAGTACTTCCGCAGTATCCGTAATAAGATAAAAGCTATTATTGAAAAGAATAAGCGCGGGCGTTTCGGTAAGAACGAGATTTATGTAAAGTTTATTGTGAATAAAAGCGGCGCCTTGAAGGATATATCTCTCTACAAAAGCAGCGGCCCCAACTCGCGCCTGCTTGAAAAAGTTGCCATAAGAAGCATACGGGAAGCTGCTCCTTTTTTGCCATTTGGCGAGGGGATCAATGAAAATGAACTTTCCCTCAATCTGAAGATATTGTTTCAGCCTAATTAG
- the rpsU gene encoding 30S ribosomal protein S21, producing the protein MSKVEIGEHESLEKALRRFKKKIEREGVLKQLKARKHYEKPSERKRRKRRSSKTRF; encoded by the coding sequence ATGTCTAAAGTTGAAATTGGTGAGCACGAGTCGCTGGAGAAGGCTCTGAGGCGTTTTAAGAAAAAGATAGAACGAGAGGGAGTATTAAAACAGCTTAAAGCCAGAAAACATTACGAGAAACCCAGCGAGCGCAAACGACGAAAGAGAAGAAGCTCCAAAACAAGGTTTTGA